ATGGGGAATCCCCCGGGGAGACGTAGACGTGGTCGTCGATGGCCGCCAACGGCCGGCTCGCAGCGCACGGCGTGGACGAGAATTGCAACGGCTAAGCAGCGGACGGAGCGACTAACGCGAATGCGCAAGTTgtccagaaatttttcaccCTCAcccttcttaaaaaaaaagattactgTAGAATATTTCAGTTGCACATGTGACTAATGaaagttgaaattgaaattgaaaatattgatttttataatgtgtaatatatgtgtataataaatttcatctatttatttatttatttacttatttatttaatacgCTCAAAGACGTTAGACATTCAAAATAGacataattttcaaatattgaaaatCATGCCTATTTTGAATCCGGCGGAGCTATTTGGGGTTCTATGAGCGCTTTTGAACGAATGGACGAACAAGTTGGCTGCAATagcaaaaatccagaaaatatgaCCCGATGGCCCATAAAAGAGGCTATAAAAGCCGCGGGCGCAATATTTTACGTTCTAAAATACCGAGGACTAGagcatttctcaaaaataagcagcaatataaatatataacaataaaatacataTGGTATATAGAAAGTAACTAACGATTAAAATAGCAAAATACATAATCCGTCCATTCAAAGTATGTAATACATATTCTTCTTCCATCGGTTcataacatataatatataataaaatgtaataataatatataataatagtgtagtaaagtaaataaatataaatatgaaagaaaattatgtagAAACGGGAAGGCAAAATTGATCCAAAAAGTATGTCACTTTTATctgacaaacaaaaaatttcgtcAGACCATCCAACTAGCTGGAGAAGTCCATGCGCGGAGCGAAAATTATTCAGAGTAGCTCTCGGATTAAGGCCCATCTCATCCCGAGATATGGCCCAATGTGATCTCATCGGAGGCGTTTCGGAAGAAGCGGCCGCTGCCGCCGCCGCTGCCGTTCCACAAGCCGTTGAACTCGCCAACCTACTTATCCATTCTGAATCGAGCGCAACCATAAAACTAGGCTCTGctgcaaatttttccaaacttcATCATCAGTCATGCGCATTTCGTGCTGGGACAGGCTTCAAAGCAGCAGAGCACATCAATTATAACATtaatgaaatgacgtgagtTGCTGTCAGCTCGGCCTCAACGTCGAAATCGctcataaaaatttattatccCAGATCAAATTAGGGAAATGATGAAAAGAGAGCCAGATTGCAAATCGCCTCCTACTTCTCCTACTCTTAGAAACAGCATTGTGGACCAAAAGCCAAACAACCATGGAGtcattttctttgtattaGAATCTACTAGTCAtcaattttgaataatttattgataatttacttattattattacaggCTACAATCTAGAACCCAATTTAGTACAAAAAAGGtttcttcttccaattttctcttcaaacacTGTTTATCGTCGGTATCAAGTAATACGTAGATGTCATCGCGGCACCGGATGTGAGTATCCTGATTCCAGCACCGGAGGCTCATTGGAGGTGGGTCCCGTGAGGAACTGGCACGGAGATACTAACATCGCAGGAATACGACAAAGTGGTACTAAGCTTGAATGTACCACCACGAGGAAATGATAGCCACTAGGCTTGCGTCAGACATCTGGTTCACGCCCTACTTCGCGAGGGCACCCACTAGGAGGCCCTTAGGTTACCACCACACTTTCACGTGTTTTATCCTTACTCTGGCTTCATGACTGCTCGTTCACTAAGCTCTGTCACTTGTGAGGATCATCGGATCCCCGCCAGTGGGCAGAGTCCTACAGGACACACATATATTACTATACACCTGAATTGCTTCACCACTCTCTTGTGGCTCCTCTGTACTCGACTGCACACAGTATACGCTGAATATCTACTCAGTCTTCATCCCACTCTACGAATATATACGTGCTACAATATAAAAAGGGGGGGAGGGTGGGTTAGCCAGCCTCTTACGACGGGCCAAGCAAGTGCAAATCCCTGACTTACGAGCAAAGCCTGGACGCAGAAGCATGTGGTCCACTCCGCCAGGCAGTTTCAGGGACGCCAGTTATCTCCAGCCCGCTTCCTGCTCCTCCTCTGGCTGATGATACTAGTTGCGAGAGTTGCGCTTGCTGTTTATTCGGCTCACTTCCGCTCTTCTTCCCGTTCCGCTCGCTGACCGAACTACAACTCGTATGAATGACGGAATGCGAAACTACGGGTTTTATAGAGGCAAAAGAGTGTTAGACATAAAGCGCGCGCAATATAGGAGCGCTTCAGGACCTTGCCGTGCCCATGCCCGCGTACCCTTTAGGTTGGAATATGAAAAAGTCGCGTTAAATCCCCGACAGATACCAATTTCAATCCGATACTCCTTTTCCGCGATGAACAACGGCAAAATCTCGCTATGAGATGATTATCAACTACATCTACTTTTCCGTAGAGACCCATTTACTGTATGAAATATGGAGCGAATGATTGGCGACGGAGCACGTTATAGGACATAATGtgtgtttatattttatttttattatttatttattttacttatttcattttttgtttgtaatgtGTTAAGTACATATCTTTGAGACTAATTaaaagatagatagatagatagaagaagagaaggtaGATAAAATTCTTGGTTGCGtccaaaaatttagaaatttccaggaCTAGCGATCTCTAAAAAGCCTCCCacattaaatattatttaactAGAAACTCCAGAAAACATAACAAGTACAAAGAATTCTAGTTATTGTGTCCTTCTCGACGAATACTCAGGTAAAGAGAGCGTGTGAAGCAAATGAGCGCCACCAAAGCCACACATATGCGATCATTTTTAAGCGGTACGCTACAAAAAGCCAGCAAATTTCTGTGATATCGAATTTTGGAGgcgaaaaattgcaaagattacaaagaaaaagattatAATATGGCAAcgagtagaagaagaaaatcacctAGAAATTACAGATCAATATCGCCGATGAAGCCTTTGAATTCCTACGTAAATCCTGGTCTCTCTGATCTCTCCTGAGAAATgctctcaactttttttttggatctctTCCTTCTGATTATATGAGCACAATGACCGGAATCGTTTCTTCGAATGGAGAgttcagtttgaaaaaaaatcgtggctggctgattttttttgtcgtataCTTCACGAGTCCAGAAAAACATCTGCAGGTGGAGGAGAAACATGAAGAAACCTtgcagaaaacaagaaaaaaagtgagaaaggATGAGGTGTTATTTCGCTGCAAATTCTCTATTCCTCTatgaaaaaattcagattaaatacaaaaaatgagagcatggaaagaaaagaaagaaaaacgaaagcaGAATACATATAAAAATAAGACCACATAAAATAAAGAGAGACACAAAAATTAGAAGATAAAGAAACGGtacaaaaaaagcgaaaaggcaaaaaaaaattttcatggtttcttttttgtgattcTATCTGAAgtcgcagagaaaaaaaacagaccagagcgcaagaaaataaaaaaaaagatttttggagatttttttggGAGTGACTCTATACGAAGTCTACATTTCGGTCTCAAATTTATGGTCTACAGAAAATTTCGGAAAGAACGAGTGACAAGAGACGACAATATGCGATCTCAGAGTAACAATAAGGGCGCTACTTAGATTCta
This window of the Necator americanus strain Aroian chromosome III, whole genome shotgun sequence genome carries:
- a CDS encoding hypothetical protein (NECATOR_CHRIII.G9445.T2), which produces MAQCDLIGGVSEEAAAAAAAAVPQAVELANLLIHSESSATIKLGSAANFSKLHHQSCAFRAGTGFKAAEHINYNINEMT
- a CDS encoding hypothetical protein (NECATOR_CHRIII.G9445.T1), with the translated sequence MSLLSDKQKISSDHPTSWRSPCAERKLFRVALGLRPISSRDMAQCDLIGGVSEEAAAAAAAAVPQAVELANLLIHSESSATIKLGSAANFSKLHHQSCAFRAGTGFKAAEHINYNINEMT